From Vigna unguiculata cultivar IT97K-499-35 chromosome 5, ASM411807v1, whole genome shotgun sequence, the proteins below share one genomic window:
- the LOC114186171 gene encoding endo-1,3;1,4-beta-D-glucanase-like, with product MVGGECISNHPIFNTSSGVGYVTNIAGVNTYVTGSPLAILAIVLISDVYGFKPPLLRKIADKVAHHGYFVAVPDFFHGEPYTDGNVSRPFDPWFKDHDPAKGIETAKPIIEALKRKGASAVGVAGFCWGARTVTNLGKAKLVKASVLLHPSFITADDIRGVEVPIAILGAEHDTISPPKLIKQFQQVLNAKPEIDSYVKIFPNVSHGWTVRYDPNDPKAVKAAGKAHKIMINWFDKHLKKY from the exons ATGGTGGGAGGTGAATGCATTTCAAACCATCCCATTTTCAATACTTCAAGTGGTGTTGGTTATGTTACCAACATCGCTGGTGTTAACACCTACGTCACTGGTTCTCCTCTCGCCATTCTTGCCATTGTTCTTATTTCTGATGTTTATG GATTTAAACCGCCACTTTTAAG GAAAATTGCAGACAAGGTTGCACACCACGGGTATTTTGTGGCTGTTCCTGACTTCTTCCATGGAGAACCCTACACTGATGGGAATGTGAGCAGGCCTTTCGATCCCTGGTTCAAAGATCATGACCCG GCAAAAGGAATTGAAACCGCAAAACCTATTATTGAAGCCTTGAAAAGAAAAGGTGCTTCTGCTGTTGGAGTTGCTGGTTTCTGTTGGGGTG CTAGGACCGTAACTAACCTTGGAAAAGCCAAACTTGTTAAAGCTTCTGTGCTATTACATCCATCATTTATCACTGCAGATGACATCCGTG GCGTTGAAGTTCCGATTGCTATACTTGGAGCTGAGCATGACACTATCTCTCCTCCAAAGCTTATAAAGCAATTTCAACAAGTCTTAAATGCTAAACCAGAG ATTGATAGTTATGTGAAGATATTTCCTAACGTCTCACACGGTTGGACTGTGAGGTACGATCCTAATGATCCAAAAGCTGTGAAAGCTGCAGGGAAGGCTCATAAAATCATGATAAATTGGTTTGATAAACATCTTAAGAAGTACTGA
- the LOC114186172 gene encoding endo-1,3;1,4-beta-D-glucanase-like: MVGSECISNHPILNVSGGVGYVTDIAGVNTYVTGSRLAILAIVFISDIYGFKPPLLRKVADKVAQHGYFVAVPDFFHGEPYNDGNVSRPFDPWFKDHDSAKGIETAKPIIEALKRKGASAVGVAGFCWGARTLTDLGKAKLVQASVILHPSFLTVDDIRGVEVPIAILGAEHDTISPPKLINQFQQVLNAKPEIDSYVKIFPNVSHGWTVRYDPNDPKAVEAAGEAHQTMINWFDKHLKKN, encoded by the exons ATGGTGGGAAGTGAATGCATTTCAAACCATCCCATTCTCAATGTCTCAGGTGGTGTTGGTTATGTTACCGATATCGCTGGTGTTAACACCTATGTCACTGGTTCTCGTCTCGCCATTCTTgccattgtttttatttctgatATTTATG GATTTAAACCGCCACTTTTAAG GAAAGTTGCAGACAAGGTTGCACAACATGGGTATTTTGTGGCGGTTCCTGACTTCTTCCATGGAGAACCCTACAATGATGGGAATGTGAGCAGGCCTTTCGATCCCTGGTTCAAAGATCATGACTCG GCAAAAGGTATTGAAACTGCAAAACCTATTATTGAAGCCTTGAAAAGAAAAGGTGCTTCTGCTGTTGGAGTTGCTGGTTTCTGTTGGGGTG CTAGGACTTTAACTGACCTTGGAAAAGCCAAACTTGTTCAAGCTTCTGTGATATTACATCCATCATTTTTGACTGTGGATGACATCCGTG GCGTTGAAGTTCCAATTGCTATACTTGGAGCTGAGCATGACACTATCTCTCCTCCAAAGCTTATAAATCAATTTCAACAAGTCTTAAATGCTAAACCAGAG ATTGATAGTTATGTGAAGATATTTCCTAACGTCTCACACGGTTGGACTGTGAGGTACGATCCTAATGATCCAAAAGCTGTGGAGGCTGCAGGGGAGGCCCATCAAACCATGATAAATTGGTTTGATAAACATCTTAAGAAGAACTGA
- the LOC114183723 gene encoding endo-1,3;1,4-beta-D-glucanase-like, with protein MVGGECISNHPIFNTSSGVGYVTNIAGVNTYVTGSPLAILAIVLISDVYGFKPPLLRKIADKVAHHGYFVAVPDFFHGEPYNRDNASRPFTPWLKDHDPAKGIETAKPIIEALKRKGASAVGVAGFCWGARTVTNLGKAKLVKASVLLHPSYITVDDIRGVEVPIAILGAEHDSLSPPKLLKQFQQVLNAKPEIDSYVKIFPNVSHGWTVRYDPNDPKAVKAAGKAHKIMINWFDKHLKKF; from the exons ATGGTGGGAGGTGAATGCATTTCAAACCATCCTATTTTCAATACTTCAAGTGGTGTTGGTTATGTTACCAATATCGCTGGTGTTAACACCTACGTCACTGGTTCTCCTCTCGCCATTCTTGCCATTGTTCTTATTTCTGATGTTTATG GATTTAAACCGCCACTTTTAAG GAAAATTGCAGACAAGGTTGCACACCACGGGTATTTTGTGGCGGTTCCTGACTTCTTCCATGGAGAACCCTACAATCGTGACAATGCCAGCAGGCCTTTCACTCCTTGGTTAAAAGATCATGACCCG GCAAAAGGTATTGAAACTGCAAAACCTATTATTGAAGCCTTGAAAAGAAAGGGTGCTTCTGCTGTTGGAGTTGCTGGTTTCTGTTGGGGTG CTAGGACTGTAACTAACCTTGGAAAAGCCAAACTTGTTAAAGCTTCTGTGCTATTACATCCATCATATATCACTGTGGATGACATCCGTG GCGTTGAAGTTCCAATTGCTATACTTGGAGCTGAGCATGACTCACTCTCTCCTCCAAAGCTTTTAAAGCAATTTCAACAAGTCTTAAATGCTAAACCAGAG ATTGATAGTTACGTGAAGATATTTCCTAACGTCTCACACGGTTGGACTGTGAGGTACGATCCTAATGATCCAAAAGCTGTGAAAGCTGCAGGGAAGGCTCATAAAATCATGATAAATTGGTTTGATAAACATCTTAAGAAGTTCTGA